One stretch of bacterium DNA includes these proteins:
- a CDS encoding 4Fe-4S binding protein, which produces MATMTQQPTTLTTKNGKSWIRRPTKGQTDWRFWVQSFWVAVTIWIGWEFYQFVKYYETGATGPAPTRPPGVEAFLPISGLLGLRDWFFNGVLNNIHPAATIILGLALISSALWKKSFCGWVCPVGFISEAVAGAGRAMHGWKGKLPKFVDWPLRSVKYLLLLFFVWAIFFQMTRESLAQFIQSPYNRVADIKMLRFFTHIDPSSLYILLSLVVLGFLVSGFWCRYLCPYGALAGLASFVAPWKITRQASTCIDCNKCNIACPAHIPVAQLTRVRSDECNACMQCVAVCPSVSALELSLPKGRARMSKQATAVAVVGLFCIGIGAAMVTGNWQNSISSEEYRRRILEIDSPKYQHNRGEVPAYTPQD; this is translated from the coding sequence ATGGCCACGATGACACAGCAACCGACAACCCTGACCACCAAGAACGGCAAGAGCTGGATCCGCCGTCCGACCAAGGGGCAGACCGACTGGCGCTTTTGGGTGCAATCGTTCTGGGTGGCCGTCACCATCTGGATCGGCTGGGAGTTCTACCAGTTTGTGAAATACTACGAGACCGGCGCGACCGGCCCAGCGCCGACACGCCCCCCCGGTGTCGAGGCGTTTCTGCCAATCTCCGGGTTGCTCGGTCTGCGCGATTGGTTCTTTAACGGCGTGCTCAACAATATCCATCCGGCCGCCACCATCATCCTCGGGCTGGCGCTGATCAGTTCGGCATTGTGGAAGAAATCGTTCTGCGGCTGGGTCTGTCCGGTCGGGTTCATCTCCGAAGCGGTGGCCGGCGCCGGCCGGGCGATGCATGGCTGGAAGGGAAAACTGCCGAAGTTTGTCGACTGGCCGTTGCGGTCGGTGAAGTACCTGCTTTTGCTGTTCTTTGTCTGGGCGATTTTCTTCCAAATGACGCGCGAGTCGCTGGCGCAATTCATCCAGTCACCCTACAATCGCGTTGCCGATATCAAGATGCTGCGGTTCTTCACGCACATCGATCCCTCTTCGCTTTACATCCTCCTCTCCCTGGTCGTCCTCGGCTTTCTGGTCAGCGGCTTCTGGTGCCGTTATCTGTGCCCGTATGGGGCGCTGGCGGGGCTGGCCAGTTTCGTCGCACCGTGGAAGATCACCCGGCAGGCATCGACCTGCATAGACTGCAACAAGTGCAACATTGCCTGCCCGGCGCACATTCCGGTGGCGCAACTGACACGGGTGCGCTCGGATGAATGCAACGCCTGCATGCAGTGTGTGGCGGTCTGCCCGAGCGTGAGCGCGCTGGAACTGTCGCTGCCCAAGGGACGCGCGCGCATGTCGAAGCAGGCGACCGCGGTGGCGGTGGTCGGGCTGTTCTGCATCGGCATCGGCGCGGCAATGGTCACCGGCAACTGGCAAA